From a single Thermothielavioides terrestris NRRL 8126 chromosome 1, complete sequence genomic region:
- a CDS encoding 60S ribosomal protein L13, whose protein sequence is MAIKHNQQIPNNHFRKHWQRRVRCHFDQPGKKVTRRLARRAKAAAVAPRPVDKLRPIVRCPTIKYNRRTRLGRGFTLAELKAAGIPKLYAPTIGIAVDYRRQNLSEESLAANVQRLKEYKARLIVFPRKSNKPKKADTPKDQQTAETTQSIRASFGVEQPVAPAFTEIPKSDLPKGVEGGAYKALRKARSDARLVGVREKRAREKAEAESAKK, encoded by the exons ATG GCGATCAAGCACAACCAGCAGATTCCCAACAACC ACTTCCGCAAGCACTGGCAGCGGCGTGTGCGGTGCCACTTCGACCAG CCCGGCAAGAAGGTCACCCGCCGTCTGGCCCGCCGTGCGAAGGCTGCTGCCGTTGCGCCCCGCCCGGTCGACAAGCTCCGCCCGATTGTCCGATGCCC CACCATCAAGTACAACCGCCGGAcacgcctcggccgcggcttcACGCTGGCTGAGCTGAAG GCTGCCGGAATCCCTAAGCTCTATGCCCCTACCATCGGTATCGCGGTCGACTACCGCCGCCAGAACCTCTCCGAGGAGTCCCTTGCGGCCAACGTCCAGCGCCTGAAGGAGTACAAGGCCCGCCTCATTGTCTTCCCCCGCAAGTCCAACAAGCCCAAGAAGGCCGATACCCCGAAGGACCAGCAGACTGCCGAGACGACGCAGAGCATCCGCGCCTCgttcggcgtcgagcagccCGTTGCCCCTGCCTTCACCGAGATCCCGAAGAGCGACCTCCCCaagggcgtcgagggcggTGCGTACAAGGCGCTCCGGAAGGCGAGGTCGGACGCCCGCCTGGTGGGTGTCCGGGAGAAGCGGGCGCGggagaaggccgaggccgagagcGCCAAGAAATAG